One part of the Leptospira saintgironsiae genome encodes these proteins:
- a CDS encoding polysaccharide pyruvyl transferase family protein — protein MKKVLFSAFIGAGNIGDEAIAEVLVDKFKKESSIQISILSKNIQRTEKILSDPKIKILKQSILSFFNEVRRCDIFVLSGGGLLQDGSSALNIPFYFLQVFLARAVFKKKVILLCIGVGPIKTFLGSFFLRSMAPLTEYSLVRDKESEQLLIEHKFNPKSIDVAYDIVFNFQNSPDKNWKTYKQPYVLFCPRDWFFSKSFLPVKLSLKFSRAYQGSSLIKYRENLLKLVSNVLELDKKTTIIGIPFFLSQDIDLLFWIKDRLNKDQVERFLIIDREISAGEYISIAKKSKCIIGIRLHSLILGALTLKPMVPIVYSDKVSNFIKYMKLGSSSTYLENPNFDVDHVIKCYKRAIAPAQDIKYSSFLKQIQKTNEKSLDTAIKKHFL, from the coding sequence ATGAAAAAAGTATTATTTTCCGCTTTCATTGGTGCCGGCAATATAGGTGACGAGGCGATTGCAGAAGTCCTAGTTGATAAATTTAAAAAAGAATCATCTATCCAAATCTCAATCTTAAGTAAGAACATTCAAAGAACTGAAAAAATCCTATCAGATCCTAAAATTAAAATATTAAAACAAAGTATTTTAAGCTTTTTTAATGAAGTAAGACGATGTGATATTTTCGTCTTGTCTGGTGGCGGCTTATTACAAGACGGATCTAGTGCTTTAAATATACCCTTCTACTTTTTGCAAGTCTTCCTAGCTCGAGCAGTTTTTAAGAAGAAGGTTATATTATTATGCATTGGAGTTGGCCCTATTAAGACATTTTTGGGGAGCTTTTTTCTGAGATCAATGGCTCCTCTTACTGAATATTCATTAGTAAGAGATAAAGAGTCCGAGCAATTATTGATTGAACATAAATTTAATCCGAAATCTATAGACGTTGCTTACGATATAGTCTTTAATTTCCAAAACTCTCCCGATAAAAATTGGAAAACATATAAACAACCTTATGTTTTATTTTGTCCGAGGGATTGGTTTTTCAGTAAGTCATTTTTACCCGTTAAACTATCTTTAAAGTTTTCTAGAGCTTATCAAGGGAGTTCTTTGATAAAATACAGAGAGAATTTATTAAAATTAGTCTCGAATGTATTAGAGTTAGATAAAAAAACTACAATTATCGGAATTCCATTTTTTCTTTCCCAAGATATTGACTTATTATTTTGGATCAAGGATAGATTGAATAAAGATCAAGTTGAAAGATTTTTAATAATCGATCGAGAGATAAGTGCAGGGGAATATATATCTATTGCGAAAAAATCAAAATGTATCATAGGGATCCGCCTTCATTCTTTGATCTTAGGCGCACTTACGCTAAAACCAATGGTCCCTATCGTATATTCAGACAAAGTTTCTAATTTTATCAAATATATGAAATTGGGATCTTCATCTACTTATTTAGAAAATCCTAATTTTGATGTGGATCATGTGATAAAGTGTTATAAAAGAGCGATAGCTCCTGCACAGGATATTAAATATTCTTCATTCCTAAAACAGATACAAAAAACGAATGAAAAGTCTTTGGATACAGCTATAAAAAAGCACTTTTTATAA
- the murC gene encoding UDP-N-acetylmuramate--L-alanine ligase: MGNGSIQQRLGFSKPFFLGIGGSGMSSLAHILADAGFEVSGYDGKKSQITENLEKKDVKIFSKLSDLGENIEYDAAIYSSAIRLDSHPIAMFFKQKGIRFFHRSEVLHLCFEHLTCIAVGGSHGKTTTTAMTAHILNDLGYSPSVMVGGDVSFLNGVGGRFSSGKIGVFESDESDGTFLNHKAQVRILTNIDEDHLDFYHTREKLLEAFSKFISSGTETVVLDSDDPGIADCLGLVQDKSKIFGFTSSEENTKSKDFRKLVHYKIENNKLIFYLDGKEFEISSRFPGKHYLTNSLAGVLAAYSLGADPKEAARSVSEYAGVKRRLEYIGNKNGVDIYDDYGHHPTEVQAVLSSIRELSGGRGKPVILFQPHRYTRTKNLFQDFAKSLDQVETVLLLPIYSAGEDPIPGVSSELIADKMRIRPKILSGNLAEDLSILKDLLKSGDVFVSLGAGNVRDWGLELLNS; the protein is encoded by the coding sequence ATGGGAAACGGATCTATTCAACAGAGATTAGGATTTTCTAAACCTTTTTTTCTTGGTATCGGTGGTTCCGGTATGTCCAGTCTTGCTCATATATTAGCAGATGCTGGTTTCGAAGTTTCAGGTTATGACGGTAAAAAAAGTCAGATAACTGAAAACTTAGAGAAGAAGGATGTAAAAATATTCTCCAAACTTTCCGATCTGGGAGAGAATATTGAATATGATGCAGCTATTTATTCTTCTGCCATTCGTTTGGATTCGCATCCTATTGCGATGTTCTTTAAACAAAAAGGGATCCGATTCTTTCATAGATCAGAAGTTTTGCATCTTTGTTTCGAGCATCTGACTTGTATTGCAGTTGGAGGTTCTCACGGGAAAACTACAACGACTGCGATGACCGCTCATATACTCAATGATCTTGGATATTCTCCTTCCGTAATGGTAGGCGGTGATGTTTCCTTTTTAAATGGAGTGGGTGGGAGATTTTCTTCTGGTAAGATTGGAGTTTTCGAATCAGATGAATCGGATGGAACATTCTTAAATCATAAAGCCCAAGTGCGTATCCTCACGAATATTGATGAGGACCATCTGGACTTCTATCATACTCGAGAAAAATTATTAGAAGCATTTTCTAAGTTTATTTCTTCCGGAACCGAGACCGTGGTTTTGGATTCGGATGATCCTGGAATTGCGGATTGCCTTGGGTTAGTGCAAGACAAATCAAAAATTTTCGGTTTTACTTCTTCGGAAGAGAACACTAAGTCGAAAGATTTTAGAAAATTAGTACATTATAAAATAGAAAATAATAAACTTATATTCTATTTAGATGGAAAAGAATTCGAGATCAGCTCCAGATTTCCAGGAAAACATTATCTTACGAATTCACTTGCAGGAGTTCTTGCTGCCTATTCTTTAGGAGCAGATCCTAAAGAGGCCGCAAGGTCTGTTTCTGAATATGCTGGAGTCAAACGTAGATTAGAGTATATCGGAAATAAGAATGGTGTGGATATTTATGATGACTACGGGCATCATCCCACTGAGGTCCAAGCAGTTCTTTCTTCTATTCGGGAGTTATCTGGAGGAAGAGGAAAACCTGTGATCCTATTCCAGCCTCATAGATATACTCGGACCAAAAACTTATTTCAGGACTTCGCCAAAAGTTTGGACCAAGTGGAGACAGTTCTACTTCTTCCAATCTATTCCGCCGGAGAAGATCCGATTCCTGGAGTTTCTTCCGAATTAATCGCAGACAAAATGAGGATAAGACCCAAAATCCTTTCGGGAAATCTCGCGGAAGATCTTTCTATATTAAAGGACCTTCTTAAGTCAGGCGATGTTTTTGTAAGTTTAGGAGCGGGGAATGTTCGGGACTGGGGACTGGAACTCTTGAATTCCTAA
- a CDS encoding UDP-N-acetylmuramoyl-L-alanyl-D-glutamate--2,6-diaminopimelate ligase has protein sequence MRRNLKLSELLNLFPDIKIISGSYTPDENFNFVRTDSRKLEPNDLFCLPDSSGDKGAEYAKTSSSKYILIGSKLKIPKLENKIVLKTDLDPESLAGPIASIILGDPSSKLKVIGVTGTNGKTSLTHILAYLGESQGKSCGIIGTTGVKFKGVLSDTGYTTPDASSLQSILKEMYDSGVEYVFMEASSHGLKLGRTNGVHFKVGVFSNLTQDHLDFHPDMEDYLNSKALLFSSVALNPETFGVIDSDAPGGKDFKSVVETSSPNLKIFSLGRSSGEFEIHSESFSLEKTSYQIRLSDDWGGDTNISTNLLGGFNVRNTALSFVTALGLGWEKKSLLSALESIPQIPGRFQIYYSKDKSRMAVVDYAHTPDALENILKSIRESKPKQLVALFGCGGDRDKTKRPKMAKIAGELADQVILTSDNPRTEDPESILDDVQAGFPVGYSLMLREVDRAKAILYGISHLKEGGCLLVAGKGHEDYQIIGRDKRHFDDGEEIRKAFGI, from the coding sequence ATGAGGCGGAACTTGAAACTTTCAGAGCTCCTTAATCTTTTTCCAGATATTAAAATAATATCAGGATCTTACACTCCGGATGAAAACTTTAATTTTGTCCGCACAGATTCCAGAAAATTAGAACCGAATGATCTATTCTGTCTTCCTGATTCTTCGGGTGATAAAGGAGCAGAATATGCTAAGACTTCTTCTTCTAAATATATATTAATAGGATCTAAATTAAAAATCCCGAAATTAGAAAATAAGATCGTTCTTAAGACTGATCTTGATCCAGAAAGTCTGGCTGGTCCGATTGCATCTATAATTTTAGGGGACCCTTCTTCTAAACTGAAAGTGATAGGAGTTACCGGAACTAATGGTAAAACTTCTTTAACTCATATCTTAGCTTATCTAGGAGAATCTCAAGGAAAATCCTGTGGGATCATCGGGACAACTGGCGTTAAATTCAAAGGTGTTTTATCTGATACAGGATACACCACTCCAGATGCAAGTAGTCTTCAATCCATTCTGAAAGAAATGTATGATTCAGGAGTGGAATATGTTTTTATGGAAGCGAGTTCTCACGGATTAAAACTAGGAAGAACAAACGGGGTCCATTTTAAAGTAGGAGTATTCTCCAATCTCACTCAGGATCATTTGGATTTTCATCCGGACATGGAAGATTATCTGAATAGTAAGGCACTTCTGTTTTCTTCAGTAGCTTTAAATCCCGAAACTTTTGGCGTTATAGATTCGGATGCTCCGGGTGGAAAAGATTTTAAATCTGTCGTAGAGACTTCTTCTCCGAATCTAAAAATTTTCTCTCTTGGAAGAAGTTCAGGAGAATTTGAGATCCATTCGGAAAGTTTCTCTTTGGAAAAAACTTCTTACCAGATTAGACTTTCGGATGATTGGGGTGGAGATACAAATATCAGCACCAATCTTTTGGGCGGATTTAATGTTAGGAACACTGCACTTTCTTTTGTGACCGCACTCGGTTTAGGTTGGGAGAAAAAGTCACTTCTATCTGCCTTGGAAAGTATTCCTCAAATCCCGGGAAGATTTCAGATCTATTATAGCAAAGATAAATCTCGTATGGCTGTCGTAGACTATGCTCATACTCCAGATGCTTTGGAAAATATTTTAAAAAGTATCCGAGAATCCAAACCAAAGCAGCTTGTTGCACTTTTCGGATGTGGAGGGGATAGAGATAAAACCAAACGTCCTAAGATGGCGAAGATAGCGGGCGAACTTGCGGATCAGGTAATACTCACTTCAGATAACCCAAGAACAGAAGACCCGGAAAGTATCTTAGATGATGTACAGGCCGGTTTTCCTGTCGGATATTCTTTGATGCTTAGAGAAGTAGATAGAGCGAAAGCAATCCTTTATGGGATCTCTCACTTAAAAGAGGGGGGATGTCTTCTTGTAGCTGGAAAGGGGCACGAAGACTACCAGATCATAGGCCGAGATAAAAGGCATTTTGACGACGGAGAAGAGATCCGGAAGGCATTCGGTATCTAG
- a CDS encoding glycosyltransferase family 2 protein, with amino-acid sequence MKLVINIPCYNEEKTLSTVLAEIPKKIPGIKTIEVQIVDDGSTDRTSEIAAAYGCKIISHKKNLGLGRAFKSGVEAALESGADIFVNTDADNQYPSSYIPDLIKPVMAGSVDIAIGNRVPWKVEYFSPLKKTLQWFGNLVVRNLIGTDIPDTVSGFRAYSRESLLRLNVTTKFSYVLDTIVQAVKMDLAVSSIPIPTNPPTRKSRLFKNIFQHMWKSGTSLVRLLIIYRPFQFFGVLAITTFIPALAIAIRFLIFFYLGIGKGHVQSLLFAVVLVIISGLFLVSGILAFLIGMNRKLNEETLYYEKKSHFRKQSELNADNIRKIKLRNN; translated from the coding sequence ATGAAGTTAGTAATCAATATCCCTTGCTATAACGAGGAAAAAACTCTTTCTACGGTGCTTGCCGAGATCCCCAAAAAGATCCCTGGTATCAAAACGATAGAAGTTCAAATCGTAGATGACGGTTCTACCGACCGTACCTCAGAGATCGCCGCTGCATACGGTTGTAAAATTATTTCTCACAAAAAGAACTTAGGATTGGGCAGAGCGTTCAAGTCCGGTGTAGAAGCTGCTCTGGAAAGTGGTGCGGACATTTTCGTAAATACAGACGCGGACAATCAATATCCTTCTTCCTATATTCCTGATTTAATCAAGCCAGTCATGGCAGGTTCTGTAGACATTGCCATCGGAAACAGAGTGCCTTGGAAGGTAGAATATTTTTCTCCCTTAAAGAAAACTCTACAATGGTTCGGAAATCTGGTTGTTCGGAATTTAATCGGCACTGATATTCCAGACACTGTTTCTGGATTTAGGGCATATTCCAGAGAAAGTCTTTTAAGGCTAAATGTAACTACTAAGTTTTCTTATGTTTTAGATACGATCGTGCAAGCAGTCAAAATGGATCTTGCAGTTTCTTCTATTCCGATCCCTACGAATCCACCAACTAGAAAATCCAGATTGTTTAAAAACATTTTCCAACATATGTGGAAATCCGGAACTTCTTTAGTAAGGTTATTAATTATATATAGACCCTTTCAGTTTTTCGGTGTCTTGGCTATTACTACTTTTATTCCTGCATTAGCGATTGCGATCCGGTTTCTGATCTTTTTCTATTTAGGAATTGGAAAAGGGCATGTGCAATCTTTGCTATTTGCTGTGGTGTTAGTGATTATATCCGGATTATTTTTAGTTTCCGGGATTCTCGCCTTTCTAATAGGAATGAATCGGAAATTGAACGAAGAGACTTTGTACTATGAAAAGAAATCACATTTTCGGAAACAATCGGAACTGAATGCAGATAATATTAGGAAAATAAAACTTCGTAATAATTGA
- the mraY gene encoding phospho-N-acetylmuramoyl-pentapeptide-transferase — translation MFYFLYERFFQDLDSLRLFSYVTVRALMAGLTSMFLTFWFGGRVIDFLHGLKFRESVRDDGPKSHSAKSGTPTMGGLMIVSALVVSVLLWGNLRNSNILLLLACSVSFAALGFIDDYMKSVKKIKGGMRARTKFAVSVVLAVIFCVVFLYSTGEAPKGTTGKILFHLTDLFLPFVKGPILSWGYFAIPFSILVILGSSHGVNLTDGLDGLAGGTAGIVVGTLGLIAYVSGTPVAANYLNIPYLPHAHEYSVFLAALTGALIGFLWFNSHPAQVFMGDTGSLFLGATIGLTCVMLKKEILLVILGGIFVAESLSVILQVGSFKLTQKRIFRMAPLHHHFELGGVPETKVVIRFWIAAIILAIISLSSLKIQ, via the coding sequence ATGTTTTATTTTTTATACGAAAGATTTTTCCAAGACCTAGATTCCTTAAGACTTTTCAGCTATGTAACTGTCCGTGCTTTGATGGCGGGATTGACTTCTATGTTCCTGACTTTTTGGTTTGGGGGAAGGGTGATCGATTTCTTACATGGATTAAAATTTAGAGAAAGTGTAAGGGACGACGGGCCAAAATCTCATAGCGCTAAATCTGGAACTCCAACAATGGGTGGTCTGATGATCGTATCAGCCTTGGTTGTATCCGTTCTTCTTTGGGGAAATTTAAGAAATTCTAATATTCTTCTGTTGCTCGCATGTTCTGTTTCTTTTGCTGCTTTAGGATTTATAGATGATTACATGAAATCTGTAAAAAAGATCAAGGGTGGAATGAGGGCTCGCACTAAATTTGCAGTTTCTGTGGTTTTAGCTGTGATCTTTTGTGTAGTGTTCTTATATTCTACTGGAGAAGCGCCAAAGGGTACTACTGGTAAAATCCTGTTCCATTTAACGGATCTATTCTTACCTTTCGTAAAAGGGCCTATTTTGTCTTGGGGATATTTTGCGATCCCATTTTCTATTTTAGTAATATTAGGATCTTCTCATGGAGTAAACCTAACTGACGGCTTGGACGGCCTTGCTGGTGGAACTGCAGGGATTGTAGTTGGGACTCTCGGATTGATCGCATATGTTTCTGGAACACCAGTTGCTGCAAATTATCTAAATATTCCTTATCTTCCTCATGCTCATGAATATAGTGTGTTTCTTGCTGCATTAACTGGAGCATTGATCGGATTTCTTTGGTTCAATAGTCATCCTGCGCAAGTATTCATGGGAGATACTGGATCATTATTCTTGGGTGCAACCATCGGACTCACTTGTGTAATGTTGAAGAAGGAAATCTTACTAGTCATCTTAGGCGGGATTTTTGTTGCAGAGTCTCTGTCTGTAATCTTACAAGTTGGCTCTTTTAAGCTGACCCAAAAGAGAATTTTCAGAATGGCCCCTTTACATCACCATTTTGAATTGGGAGGAGTTCCTGAAACAAAGGTTGTCATCCGTTTCTGGATCGCAGCAATCATTCTTGCGATCATCTCCTTATCTAGCTTAAAAATACAATGA
- a CDS encoding UDP-N-acetylglucosamine--N-acetylmuramyl-(pentapeptide) pyrophosphoryl-undecaprenol N-acetylglucosamine transferase — protein sequence MRSVLIAAGGTGGHISPGVALAESLVSRKDSLDISNVFLHSLIRNKDNPDLKQAPCEVVWHNTPSLSGNILLLPFRYVFQLLKSWIKFRQLGVDAVVGMGGYSSVPALLYAVIFGKKLYLCEQNCIPGKVNRIFFRFADKVAFSFPPKDTKVSCSWEILGNPLRSKTIPKLALKFSDKWDPKKKKQFNVLVMGGSQGARQINNMVVNLMKHEVIQERFRFRMLTGTALYDEVSKKTKDADLISYSDNMAEHYDWANLVIARSGSGVLSECAAYALPMILIPYPFAKDDHQTANAKYMEANGAAALLEQRDEDESKLFRILNEYAEKPELLNEMSIRSLECSHVEASTETASFFFENTK from the coding sequence ATGAGATCGGTTTTAATCGCAGCAGGGGGCACAGGAGGCCATATTTCTCCTGGGGTCGCTCTCGCAGAAAGTCTTGTAAGTCGAAAAGATTCTTTAGATATTTCTAACGTTTTTCTACATTCTCTTATCCGAAATAAGGATAATCCAGATCTGAAACAAGCTCCTTGCGAAGTGGTCTGGCATAATACTCCTTCTCTTTCCGGAAATATTCTTTTATTACCTTTTAGATACGTATTCCAACTTCTAAAGTCTTGGATCAAGTTTAGACAACTTGGTGTAGATGCAGTTGTGGGAATGGGTGGATATTCAAGTGTACCAGCTCTTCTATACGCGGTGATATTTGGCAAAAAACTGTATCTATGTGAACAGAATTGTATTCCTGGAAAAGTAAATCGTATCTTCTTTAGATTTGCAGATAAGGTTGCATTCAGCTTTCCACCTAAAGACACAAAAGTTTCCTGCAGTTGGGAAATATTAGGAAATCCTTTAAGATCTAAAACTATCCCTAAACTTGCTTTGAAGTTCAGTGATAAATGGGATCCTAAAAAGAAAAAACAATTTAACGTTTTAGTAATGGGTGGTTCTCAGGGAGCAAGACAGATCAATAATATGGTAGTCAACCTTATGAAACACGAAGTGATCCAGGAAAGATTCCGTTTTAGGATGCTCACCGGGACTGCATTATACGACGAGGTTTCTAAGAAAACTAAGGATGCGGATCTTATCTCTTATTCGGATAATATGGCTGAACATTACGATTGGGCGAACCTAGTAATTGCTCGTTCTGGTTCTGGAGTTCTTTCGGAATGCGCAGCTTATGCACTTCCTATGATACTCATTCCTTATCCCTTCGCAAAGGATGATCACCAGACTGCGAATGCAAAGTATATGGAAGCAAATGGGGCGGCCGCTTTACTCGAACAACGAGACGAGGATGAAAGCAAATTATTCCGCATCCTGAACGAGTATGCGGAGAAGCCTGAGCTTCTAAACGAAATGTCTATTAGATCATTAGAATGTTCTCATGTAGAGGCATCTACTGAAACCGCCAGTTTTTTCTTCGAAAATACTAAATAA
- a CDS encoding glycosyltransferase: MKSSSIALLGPVLPYRGGIAQYTTFLKRSLEKECVLKTISFSRQYPGFLYPGKSDKDPFSDIVSEEGVEYTLDCYNPFSWKNAADSIIQEGIKTVILNWWTIFWAPAFAYISYRLRKRGITTLFLCHNLTDHDAKFWKRKLSWFLLSQSNGYIVHSTEHEKLLLSKFPNKPVLKILHPIYQQFPPAKKTLGKRGKLELLFFGFIRPYKGLDLLLSSLAKLNDPDIYLTVVGEPWENPDKIIQEAEKLNLKNVEFHLTYTSDQEAAEYFDRADIIVLPYRTASGSGVATIAYNYERPILATRVGGFIDVVKENETGFLIQPNSLSDLSQKISELDRNKLSSMRAGIRKFKEKLTWDYLAQSLIKFIKEKNE; the protein is encoded by the coding sequence ATGAAATCCTCCTCTATTGCCTTACTTGGTCCTGTTCTTCCGTATAGGGGAGGTATCGCGCAATATACTACTTTTTTAAAAAGATCTTTAGAAAAAGAATGTGTATTAAAAACAATTTCATTCAGCAGACAATATCCTGGTTTTTTATATCCCGGAAAATCAGATAAGGATCCTTTTTCTGATATCGTTTCAGAAGAAGGAGTCGAATACACATTAGATTGTTATAATCCATTTAGTTGGAAAAATGCCGCTGATTCTATTATTCAAGAAGGAATAAAGACAGTCATTTTAAATTGGTGGACGATCTTCTGGGCGCCAGCGTTTGCATATATTTCATATCGTTTGCGAAAACGAGGGATAACGACATTATTCTTATGTCATAACTTGACTGATCACGACGCTAAGTTTTGGAAGCGTAAATTAAGTTGGTTCCTGCTGTCTCAATCAAATGGGTATATAGTTCATTCAACAGAACATGAAAAACTTTTGCTCTCTAAATTTCCAAATAAACCCGTTCTGAAAATTTTGCATCCTATCTATCAACAATTTCCTCCTGCTAAAAAAACATTAGGCAAACGAGGGAAATTGGAATTACTCTTTTTTGGATTTATTCGTCCGTATAAAGGTCTGGATCTATTATTAAGTTCTTTGGCTAAACTGAATGATCCGGATATTTATCTTACTGTAGTGGGAGAGCCTTGGGAAAACCCGGATAAGATCATACAAGAAGCAGAAAAATTGAATCTTAAAAATGTAGAATTTCATCTTACTTATACAAGTGATCAAGAAGCTGCTGAATATTTTGATAGAGCAGATATTATTGTTTTACCTTATCGCACCGCATCCGGTAGTGGAGTGGCTACTATCGCATACAATTATGAGCGTCCAATATTAGCAACTAGGGTAGGCGGGTTTATAGATGTTGTTAAAGAAAATGAAACCGGTTTTTTAATACAGCCTAATTCTCTTTCAGATCTATCTCAGAAAATTTCGGAATTAGATCGTAATAAGTTATCATCTATGAGAGCTGGTATCCGGAAGTTTAAAGAAAAATTAACTTGGGACTATCTTGCACAAAGTTTGATCAAATTTATAAAAGAAAAGAATGAATAA
- a CDS encoding FtsW/RodA/SpoVE family cell cycle protein, translating to MKALGRRFKDFWESPGSPFDLVLVASVFFLLLFGICVMYSSSSVTAWREFQDSEYFLKKQLAWATIGLIVFFFFANFPYKRLERFALGGIIVSVLLLILVFIPGVGKSVGTYYGRNFHRWIGIGPYQLQPSEIAKLAVVVYLSSLIVKLKLKETRDPKKFILPAVLLLAVLILILAEPAFGTTMEILFVVIAFVFLFGFPVRNLLLVGLVSLPLAYLLISQVGYRRKRMEVWLDPYRFRYDEGHQLVTSFRAFLDGGWFGNKLASGYAHRYLTYSHTDFVLATYVEDFGFIGFLFFFALVMILLSRVYVLLKRVEDPFGFYLGAGLLFILGTQFVINSYVVTGLFPITGISLPFMSYGGSSLLVVLAAFGILVNITRKENIGV from the coding sequence ATGAAGGCACTCGGGAGAAGGTTCAAAGATTTTTGGGAATCTCCCGGTTCCCCTTTCGATCTGGTCCTAGTTGCATCCGTATTCTTTCTTTTACTTTTTGGAATATGTGTGATGTATTCCAGTTCCTCCGTCACCGCATGGAGAGAATTCCAAGACTCCGAATATTTTCTGAAAAAACAATTAGCTTGGGCGACCATTGGCCTTATAGTATTTTTCTTCTTTGCAAATTTTCCTTATAAACGTTTAGAAAGATTCGCGTTAGGCGGAATTATAGTCAGCGTTTTACTTTTAATTTTAGTCTTTATTCCAGGAGTTGGAAAATCCGTAGGGACTTACTATGGAAGAAACTTCCATAGATGGATCGGGATAGGGCCGTATCAGTTACAACCTTCTGAGATCGCTAAGTTGGCAGTGGTAGTTTATCTATCTTCTTTAATCGTAAAACTGAAACTAAAAGAGACTAGAGATCCTAAAAAGTTTATTCTTCCTGCAGTTTTATTACTCGCAGTTTTGATCTTGATCCTGGCAGAGCCTGCTTTCGGAACCACGATGGAAATTTTATTTGTGGTGATAGCTTTTGTATTCTTATTTGGATTTCCAGTTAGGAACCTTCTTCTTGTAGGTTTGGTATCTCTTCCTTTAGCTTATCTTCTGATCAGCCAAGTAGGCTATAGAAGAAAAAGAATGGAAGTTTGGTTAGATCCATATCGTTTTCGTTACGATGAAGGCCACCAGTTAGTTACCTCTTTCAGAGCATTTTTGGATGGAGGCTGGTTCGGAAATAAATTGGCCAGCGGATATGCGCATAGATATCTAACTTATAGTCATACTGACTTCGTTCTTGCTACCTATGTAGAGGACTTTGGATTTATAGGCTTTTTATTTTTCTTTGCTTTAGTGATGATACTTCTTTCTAGAGTGTATGTTCTTCTCAAAAGAGTAGAGGACCCATTCGGTTTTTATCTAGGAGCAGGCTTACTTTTTATTTTGGGGACCCAATTCGTTATTAATAGTTATGTAGTAACTGGATTATTTCCGATCACAGGGATCAGCTTACCTTTTATGAGCTACGGAGGATCTTCACTTCTCGTGGTTTTGGCGGCCTTCGGAATCCTTGTCAATATAACCAGAAAAGAAAACATAGGCGTATGA
- a CDS encoding lysylphosphatidylglycerol synthase domain-containing protein, with amino-acid sequence MSKLKSLINKIPYKMWSRLFLIFVIIFFCIYLFKIDFSKLEGIRFDWVMVGIATFFGLIFRFWGVFIWRSILTDLGSQTLPRFPEMSFIYAKAWMGRYIPGTVTWIAGKIYMANSHGISKSRLAVSSLLEGGMQVAAIATVSALLIAFDFRLSLLNLEIRLMLLGLGLLCLLVLTPPIFNRLMKIAFRLLRKTEASEELSVTPKAVFRSFLLYAFGTFISGTSVFFLTQALYSTVQFDLYFYLVGAFSMAGAIGMAVPFLPSGIGIREGALVLFLSPIFSGEGAVLIAIVTRLWAAVADLLFLFFSWLIVKLPFKLSSLNDNGDNG; translated from the coding sequence ATGAGTAAATTAAAATCTTTAATAAATAAAATTCCATATAAGATGTGGAGTCGTCTATTTCTGATTTTTGTAATTATCTTTTTCTGTATCTATCTATTCAAAATCGATTTTTCTAAACTAGAAGGTATTCGTTTCGATTGGGTAATGGTGGGTATAGCTACTTTTTTTGGATTAATATTTCGTTTCTGGGGAGTATTTATCTGGCGTTCTATATTGACCGATTTAGGTAGCCAGACTCTGCCTCGATTTCCTGAGATGAGTTTCATTTATGCTAAGGCTTGGATGGGTAGATATATACCTGGTACTGTAACTTGGATAGCAGGTAAAATTTATATGGCGAACAGCCATGGTATTTCAAAGAGTCGTTTAGCAGTTTCTTCTTTATTGGAAGGGGGAATGCAAGTTGCGGCTATCGCAACAGTTTCGGCTTTATTGATCGCTTTTGATTTTCGTCTTTCTCTTCTAAATTTAGAAATTAGATTAATGCTTCTAGGTTTAGGTCTTTTATGCCTTTTGGTATTAACTCCGCCTATCTTTAATCGTTTAATGAAAATCGCTTTTAGATTACTTCGAAAAACTGAAGCAAGTGAAGAGCTTAGTGTTACCCCAAAAGCAGTTTTTAGATCTTTTCTTTTATATGCTTTCGGGACTTTTATTTCCGGAACTTCCGTATTTTTTTTGACTCAGGCTCTTTATTCTACCGTTCAATTTGATCTTTATTTTTATCTAGTCGGCGCTTTTAGTATGGCAGGTGCGATCGGTATGGCTGTTCCGTTTCTTCCAAGTGGGATTGGTATTCGAGAAGGTGCTTTAGTTCTATTTTTGTCTCCGATCTTTTCTGGAGAAGGTGCGGTATTGATCGCGATAGTCACTAGATTATGGGCTGCAGTTGCAGATCTATTATTCTTATTTTTTTCATGGCTGATCGTTAAGTTGCCATTTAAATTATCCTCTTTGAACGACAATGGAGATAACGGATGA